The window GACTCGGCGAACAGCGTGTCGCCGTGGAAGACGGGGGCGTGGTGGCGGATCTCGTCGTAGCCGAGGTTCGCCGTGGCGTTAGCGCTCACGTCGGCGACGCTCATCCCGACCGCGAGCGCGATGACGAAGGTGCCGTCGACGAGGCGCTCGCCGAACTCCGTCTCGGCGGCGTACGCCTCGTTGAAGTGCATCGGGTTGACGTTCATCGTGAGGTTGGTGAACCAGACGTTGTCCGTCTCCGTCACCGTCCGCCCGTAGGGGTGTTTGTAGACGTCGCCGACCGCGAAGTCCTCGTAGTACCGTCCCTCCCAGCCGCCGACGAGCCGGCGGTCGCGCGTCTCGGTGTCGCGAGTCATACCGAGTACCGACGACGACGGCCGTGAAAAAGGGGGTGCGTTCGCGGGGGTCGACGCCCGCCGCTACGCGAAGTTGAACGACGTGTACAGCAGCAGCCCGACGGAGACGACGGTGACCAGCACCAGCCAGCCGATCATGATCGCGCCCATCTGGCGATGCGAGAGGTTCTGTCCCTCGAGGATCTCGGAAACGCCCATGTCCCGACCGATTCGCCGAGAGTATTTAATGGCTTCCAAGAGTGCGACGCCGCCGCGCTCGCGGACTCCCCGTCCGTCGGCCGATGGCGGCCGCGAGCGCCGGCTACCACTCGGCGTACGCGAGGTAGTCGGTCCCCTCGTACGCGAGGAGCCACGTGCCGTAGGAGTCGTGTACGTCGACCCCGTCGCGGTCCCGGATCCGGTCGATCACCGACCGGAACGCCTCGTCGTCCTCGAAGTACGCGCCCTCGATCGCCTCCTCGACGACGGCGCGCTCGGCGTCGGAGAGCCCCGAGAGCGCGAACAGGTACCGGTCTCGCACCCGGTCGGCGAACGCCTCGACGTCGGGCGCGACCTCGGTCACCTCGTACCGGTACTCGCGCTCCGTCGCGGTGCGCGAGTCGACCTCGACGCGGTACCGCTCCCCGTCGCGAACGACCGCGTCGTACCGCTGGTCCGGGACGAACGCCGAGTCGTTTCCCACCTCCGCGGCGGTCCCGTAGTCGATCCCGACGGCCGTGTCGGGGTCCGGCGGGTCGTCCCCCGATAGGATCGGGCGGAGCCGCTCGCGGTCGGTCTCGGGGAGGTCCTCGTAGGCGACCTCGCGGAGCCCGTCGGTCGCGTCGTCGCCGGCCGCCTCGACCGTGACCGTGTAGACGGTCACCTCGCCGCTCCCGACTTGCGTCTCGCTCACCTCGTAGACGCGCCCGTCGACCCGGGCCGCGTCGACGTGGTCGAACAGCGCGGACCGGCCGCTTCGCGTGGCCGAGCCGTTGTCGCGGGCCGACGCGACGACCTCGTACGCCTCGGAGCCGGGTTCCGGCGCCGTCGACACCGAGTCCGCGATCGTCTCCGTCGTCGCCGCCTCGAAGTCGAGGACGACGGCGGGGTGGCCGCACCCGGCGAGAGAGACGGAGAGGAGGGCGGTTCCGGTCGCGAGGACCTGGCGGCGGTACATGTGTGAAAGTGACAACCACAGATACCGAAAGCGTTGCGGTTGGAGGGGGTCGGCGAAAAGGTCGGGATCGCCGATGCGTTGATCGACAAGTAGCCACACCGCTGCCTGTCGATCGCTGGCGGAGCGTTCATCCGATTCCGCCTCGGAGGAAGCTTCAAGAGCGCTCGTATACGACGTATACGTATGGGGACTCGCAACGTCCGGCTCGACGAGGACGTGTACGAGCGGATCAAAAGCGAGAAGCGGCCGGACGAGACGTTCTCCGAGGCCGTGGAACGGCTGATCGGCGGGTCGTCCCTGCTCGAACTGGCCGGAATCTTAAGCGACGAGGCGGCCGACGAGTTCCGGCGCGCTATCGACGAATCCGACGAGGCGGGCGCGCGGGAGATCGATGAGTTGGTCGACCGGTTCGACGGTGACGATGATACTTGATTCGTCGTTTCTCATCGATCTGATGAACGGCGACGACGCGGCGGTGGAAGCCGCACGCGAGATCGAGGCGAGCAGCGTTCCCCAGAAGGTTCCGGCACAGGTCGTGTACGAGCTATACGTCGGCGTCGGCTACTCTGAGAACGCCGCTCGGGAAGTCGAGAGCATCCGATCGGTGCTGGAGTCGCGCCCAGTCATCGACTTCACCGAGGACATCGCGAAACGCGCCGGGCGCCTCGATGGGCGGCTCCGACGCGAGGGCAGTCGCATCGGGCAGGGCGACGTCAGGATCGCTGCGACTGCGATACGTCACGACGAGCCGGTCATCACCGGGAATCCGAAGGATTTCAATCGAATTCCGGACGTGGACGTTCGCGAGTACTGAAACGGCGCCCGCGACGTTGCTCGCGATGCAAAAACGTGGACTCGCGGTACTACCGGATCACGGAATTCGGTCGCGCGTACCTCGCCGGCGGACTCACCGCGGACGATCTGGAGTAGCTACGCAATACCCAGCTCGCGGACCGCGTCCGCCGAGATCGTCACGTTGCGGTCGCCGAGCGTCACCGACTCGTCGGTCACTGTCGACAGGAACTCACGGAGTCCTTCGAGATAGTCTCTCGACCGCTTCTCCTGAATCACCATCGTCCGTTTCTCCGGATAGATCCTCGCTCGGTGGTCAATATAGATCCGGGCGAACGACCGCTGAACCGACTCGGGGGCATCCCAAACAGTCGACGGGAAGCTATCGAGAGTCACTTTGTCGCCGGCCGGTGCGCCCATCGTGACGAGGCACCGCCCGAGTACTGAACCGTCGGCCACGGGAATCACCTCGGTGGCGCGGCCGTCGGTGGTCCCGTGTCGAACGGTCGTCTCGACACCGACTCGCTCGAACGCCGCCTCAATCTCGTCAACTCCCACGCGTTGGCCGGTCGCCACCGCGGGGACAAACGTCTGATTCGTGATGCTACCACCGGCGAGGATGTGGGCGAGGAGCTCGACGAGCCCCGCGGCGGTGTCGCCGTCGGGATCGGGATCGAGCCATCCGTAGTCGATCGCGGTATGGATCCCGCGGACCGGGTCGGGGATCCCGTCGTTGAGCCAGCCGCGAACGCGAGACGGCGGTAGATCGAGGGCGTTGCCGACGCGAGTTCGGCCGTGTTTCGGGTGTTCCGCGGCGTACCCCTGAACGCGTCGGTAGTCGAGGACCTTCTCCCACGGGTCCGGATACTCTCGATCGCTGTAGGTGCGGGCGAGAGCTTGGGCCGTGGGCTGCATGGCTATCGTTTACACAGCAACGGATTTGACCTTGTGCATCTAATTTTCTCCGTTGATATTTATGGCACTAACTACATAAGCCAGGCCTACCTAGCGAGTAATAACCAGCTAACCGATCGGAACGGAGCGACCGTTCATCGGTGGATCGCTGGGTTCAAACTATGAAACCAAGCAACCTGTTCAATTCGGACGACCGTGCCGTGAGTCCCGTTATCGGGGTCATTCTCATGGTCGCAATTACCGTGATTCTGGCCGCCGTCATCGGGACGTTCGTGCTCGGGCTCGGCGACTCGCTCGGTGACAGTCAGCCGACAGCGCAATTAAATGCAGAGGCTCAAAATGGTGACTTGATTATTGAGCACAACGGTGGCGACGCAATCGGTGCTGAAGATCTGACTATCCAAGTTTCCACCGCAGCAAACGGTAGCACGGAAGTCTCTGGGTTGTTCGACAGTGAATTTGGTGTGGGTGACACTGCGAATGCCACCTATGATACTAACGACTCTGGTGCGACAGTGTCTGTAGATATTACTATCATTCACAACCCGAGCGATTCGATCCTGCTTGACCGCACAATCGATGCGAATGATGTTGACGGAACCGAGTTCGATGGACTGACCTGGTCCGTGTAATTCTAGGTTAGCTCATCTCCAATTATTTTTGATTCGGGTTCGGTATTCCAACCCGATCCCCGAAGTATTACACAGTTCTTGGATAGTTACCGGATCATACTGAGCACGCCCGTCACGAATATTCTCTTCACTGTCCGCGAGATGTGCAAGTGCAGCATCAATCACTACACTCATAAGCGGATCATCATCAAGACTGCTCGCCACAATCTCGCTCGCTTTTTCGAACTGTCGCTCGCGTTCGTCGGTGAGCTTGAGACTGGTCCAACCACTCATATATATACCTCCGTATGCACGGAGGGCGCAACCCCGTTGGTCTCGACCAACTGACTCAGTCCTGTTCTTATACTCTCGCGATCAACAACAGCGAACTGTGCTGGTTGCCTCGGGAATCTGTCTGATTTGATCTACCTTCTGCGGCTACAGTCAACGATGAAGTGCATAGATCGCGGATCGTGAATACATCTACTTCGAACCCCACGGGGTCGCATCGAGAACCCCCTTGCAGCGGGTTTCACCGAATCCCCTCCGGAAGATCCGGGATCGTTCCGTCCGCGACCGCCCGAACGACGTAGACCCCACGGCCGAGTCGCTGGACGTGCATTCGTTGTTTGGCCGGTATCTCTCCGTCGTCGAGCACTCCGTCCATCCCGAGCTCGCCCTTGTCGAGCGTCACGCGGGGCGTTCCGTCGCAGTCCACGAGCTTGCGTAGTGGCGACACCGACTCTCACAGACACGGTGGGGTACAGAATGCTACCGGCGTATCCACAGCGTACCCACGATCCGGGGTTTAATCATGACCACCGTGGCGCGCTCACGGGCATGGCGAAAATGGAAATGGACGCGATCGACGCATCGTTCGTCGTCGGCCTCGCGAGCGTCTTCATGATCGCCGGTCACACCCGGACGAAGACGGCGAAGTCGATTCGGCGGGTCGCGTCGTCAGCAATCAACAAGCCGAGCCGGTCGGATCCGTGGATTGCGCGGCTTCTCGAATCTGAGAGCGGCAAAGACGAGTTCGCGGAGGCGGGCGACTACAGGGGGCTCACCGACACGGCCGAGACGTATCCCGAGCACGAGGCGAGCGAGTTCGCGATCGTGATGGAGGACGACGAGGACGGCGACGACGCAGTCGACGCCGACGATCTGAAGCGACGGGAAGCGACGGGAAGCGATCGACAACGCGATCCGCGCGGTCAAGCGCCACGGCATGACCTACGCGGACGCAGACGACCTCGTGGGGTACTCCTCGGCGCGGGTCTCGGACCGGATCGCTGAGTACCGCGACGGCGACCACGGAGGATCGGTGAATGAGCTCGAAGCGTGAATCGTTGGACTGCAAGCCAGTTCACTCGTTCATTCACTCGCCCACACCGGCGCATACCTTATTTTATACGCGGACGATCCCGGCGGGGGGCGCGAATCCGCGCGGGGAGTTCGCGGTCGGATTCGATCGATCGACGTTCGACTCGCGTGGAGATCTCGAGTGCCAACCGCAACCCAAACAGATCGACCGATGAGCTACGATCCCGCGATCGTTGGCTACTACGGGAAGCTCGTCGAGACGTGGGTGGCCGACAACTATCCGATCGAACTCGACTATCCCGAGGTTGACGGGCTCAAGTTCGACGCGACCGGCGAGAGCGGTCGGCCGTGGGATGTGAAGGGCTCGATGGTCAACGGGGTCCGGCCGACGTTCAAGTTCTGGGAGGATCAACATCGGACGCTCGATCGTGAAGACGGTGGATATGTGCTTGTGTGGTATCGAGCAGAAGGTAGGAAGATAACCGTTGTGTCGTCGCGGACAGTCCGCGCTCGGGACTTAGAGATCACGAACTGGACGAATCCCGGTGAGACGCACTATCGGAGACATTCTCGGGGAGCGCAGATATTGGCAGACCGATTATATTTTTGAATTCTATGATATTATACACTTCCAAGAAGATCTCTGAAAACAGTCCAATTTACCAGAGCGAATGGTTAACAAAAAATCGGCTGGATTAGATATATATGTTTTAGCATATTGTCACTAATTAATGCTGGAGCAGATCCTCGCCGAACACGGTGGTCGAGTGGTAACAGGTCTATTTGCAGTGATTTCGGGAATCGTCGGTGTGGTTGGGACGT is drawn from Halorubrum sp. CBA1229 and contains these coding sequences:
- a CDS encoding type IV pilin N-terminal domain-containing protein; this encodes MKPSNLFNSDDRAVSPVIGVILMVAITVILAAVIGTFVLGLGDSLGDSQPTAQLNAEAQNGDLIIEHNGGDAIGAEDLTIQVSTAANGSTEVSGLFDSEFGVGDTANATYDTNDSGATVSVDITIIHNPSDSILLDRTIDANDVDGTEFDGLTWSV
- a CDS encoding antitoxin VapB family protein — translated: MGTRNVRLDEDVYERIKSEKRPDETFSEAVERLIGGSSLLELAGILSDEAADEFRRAIDESDEAGAREIDELVDRFDGDDDT
- a CDS encoding type II toxin-antitoxin system VapC family toxin, encoding MNGDDAAVEAAREIEASSVPQKVPAQVVYELYVGVGYSENAAREVESIRSVLESRPVIDFTEDIAKRAGRLDGRLRREGSRIGQGDVRIAATAIRHDEPVITGNPKDFNRIPDVDVREY
- a CDS encoding MaoC family dehydratase, yielding MTRDTETRDRRLVGGWEGRYYEDFAVGDVYKHPYGRTVTETDNVWFTNLTMNVNPMHFNEAYAAETEFGERLVDGTFVIALAVGMSVADVSANATANLGYDEIRHHAPVFHGDTLFAESEVLDKRESDSRDHVGIVTTELRAYNQDDELVLSLERTPMVLKRSHAEPTAARPTGWPEGVGTQPEDLD